The sequence AGTTGTATCAAAGAGTGCAGGCGGTTTAACTATGTTGACCGCTCCATACAGAATCCGCTGTACGAACGGGGGCAATATTTTTATGATCTGGGCGACTATCATCATGCTATTGCTTACTTCAGGGAATGCGAAGAAAAGGCGGTACTACATTTCCCACATGCGGTTGACAAGGGCGACAGTTCGGGTACCATGACCTATGCGCTGAGCAGTTTCGGCTGGCGGATCAACGCCCTATTCAGGCTAAAACAATACAATGAAGCAGAGACCCTGTTAAACAACCAATTGAACAAACATGGCGCCAACATTCTGTCGGCCTATCGCGGAACCTTTTATGGCCTGCAGGCAGAAACGGAAATACATAAGGGCAACTATACCCGGTCTCTCCAATTCTTCAAACAGGCCCTGGCAGTAGAAAAGCGGCCGCTGAGCAGGAAACAATTGCTCAATACAATGGCCAATGAAGTTTATTTCCGGCAATACAGGCAATATGATAAGGCATTGCCCCTCTTCAGAGAAGCGCTGACTTATAAAAATACAGATACATCAAAATTCAAGGAAGATTCTATTGAGTCGCTGAATATATGGTCCAATATGGCAGAGATATACGTGCAGAAAGGATCATATGATACAGCCTTTAAATGTTTCGGCCGGGCATTGGACCATATCAGGCAGGGGGCAGGCGTTGAGCAGTTGGTAAACAGCCCAACGGAAGACATTATCAGACTCAAGAAGATCCACTACCTCACCGGCCTTTTAATAGAGATGGGGAATACCCGGCGAAAAAAATATACCTATAGCCGGAATGCAGGCGACTTACAGGAAGCCATCAGGATCTTTAAGTATGCCGACCAATTGGTGAACCGGATCAAAGGTGAACAGTCTAACCTGAACTCCAAACTTTTCTGGCGCAATGACAGTCACGGCCTGTATGAGCACGCGCTCGATGCCTGCTATACTGCCGGTAAGCCGGCAGACGCTTTCTACTTCTTTGAGAAAAGCAGGGCCGTATTGTTGAACGACCAGTTGGCAGAACAACGCTGGCTGGGAGAGCAGGATATCCTGCAGCAGGCGCAGGCCAGGACGAGGGTCAATGCATTGGAGCGGGAATTGAACAACAAGTTGCCTGCGTCAAAGCGGGCGGAACTGGAGCAGGAAAAGGCAGTGCACCAGCAACTGTTGGAACAGTTGACCAGTAAGATCAAGGAACGCAACCCGTTTTATTACCAGAACTTCATTGACAGCAACTTTATCAGCCTGCAACAGGTGCAGCAAACCATCCTGAAAGATTACCAGGCATTCATCGAACTATTTTCAGGGGATAGTGCGGTATATGTTATGATCATTACTGCCCGGGATGCCCGTTTGCGCAAAATTGACAAGCAAGCCTTTGACAGCCTGGCGGGTCAATTTATTACCTATGTATCCGATTATGGACGGCAGAACAGCGATTTTGAGACCTTCACCCATATATCCAACAGCCTGTACCAGCTCATCTTTCAGCAGGAGGCCATTCCTGCCGGCCGGGTCATCATTTCACCCGATGGCCGGTATTTCCCCTTCGAGGCCCTGCTTACCGCTATCCGCCCGCGTACCTGGTTCCTGAAAGACCATGCCATCAGCTATACCTATTCCGCCCGCTACCTGTTCAATGATTTTACGGCAGCGACCAACAAACAGGCAAAAACATTTATGGGATTTGCGCCGGTACAATATGCGGGCGCTAAACTGCCGGAATTATATGAAAGCGACCGGTCGCTGGAAGCATTGACCCGCTACTTCAGTACTGCCGATAACTTTACCAGGAAGGACGCTTCAAGGAATAACTTCCTGCAACAATTTGCCAATTACAGGATCATCCAGTTATATACCCATGCTTCGGACAACCTGGAACAGGGCGAGCCGGTGATCTATTTTGCAGATTCCCTGCTCTACCTGTCGGACCTGGTGAGCGATAAAAAACCTGCCACCAGCCTGGTGGTATTATCGGCCTGCGAAACAGGCTCGGGTAAATTTTATCAGGGAGAAGGTGTGTTCAGTTTTAACCGCGGATTTGCTGCCCTGGGTATTCCCGCAGCCATTACCAGCCTGTGGAAGGCCGAAAACAAAAAGACCTATACCTTAACCACCTTGTTCTATAAATACCTTTCTGAAGGGGAGCCGGTGGATGTGGCATTACAACATGCCAAGCTGGAATTTATGGAGTCTTCCTCCCAAGAAAATGGCCTGCCTTATCATTGGGCAGTACCGGTGCTTACAGGGAAAATAACCGATATGCCCGGGCAGCCATTCCCCTGGTGGCTGGTATTGCCGGCAATAGCTGCGGGCATTATCGTATTGCTGTTGGTTGTTCGTTGGTGGCGCTCCGCCTATCGTCCTACTCCGTAACCGGCGTTATTTTTCGTAACAGTTCCTTAATGGCAATAATCTGTTTGCAAATGGCTTCAATCTCACAGGGATTTTCCAGCAGGTTCAGCTCATTTAAGGCTGATTCCAGTTGCTGTATCCTTGCCAGGTGGTACCCCTGTTGGGTTTCCCGCGAATCGAATGGCGCCGTATCAATAAGAGGCATTTCTGGACCTTTCATAAAAGGTAGCTTATAGCTTAGTTGGTTAATGTTTTCCCTGTTTGCCGGCAGTTCATTGCTTTTCGCGCTCAAGCGGGCTATAAAGCCCCGCGCAGAAGCGGGGGCTTTATGATATAGCACTGCAAATCCCTGCCGCGCAGTTATTTTATTATTCATGGCTGTTAATCTATTTTCCATCGGTTACCTGGATATTGAAAGTCCGGATTGCCGGGGTTGTGCAAGTGTAAATGATGCATTCATAACAGTTCTTATCCGGAAATGACAAAACTGTTACAAACGGTTGCGGGTTTAGCATGGGGTCGTTAATGCTATGGTTTATGGGTTAGCCTGATCTTTTTAATTAGTCGTGGGATGGATAGGTGGGGGAAACAACTGTAACGAATTATTTTTGGGCATATTTTTGGTATATTACACGCAACCGCCGCCTCTACATGAATGAATATAAAAATTTACCTGCCGCTGATCTCCGGATCATTGAAAATCTTACCGGCGGAGGTATTAACAGGAGAAAAGGAGAGGAAGAATTATTTACAACTTATATGTATTTTATACACGAGGGCATGCGCAAGCACGCCCTCACGGAAGATGAGTCTTTTGACGCCTATTCCGATACCATCCTCTCCGCTATTGACAAGATCGCCGACGGGACTTTTGAGCGCGCTTCTTCCCTGAAAACCTGGCTTTATAAAATTTTTCATAACAAAAGCGTTGACCTGTTGCGGAAAAAAGCGACTAATAAGAATAAGGTGCATCAAACGGTATCCATCACAGACATGCTGGTACACGTATCGGATGCTGCTAAATCCATCGTACAAAAGCTGGCCGATCAGGCAGATGAAAACCTCCTGAAGCAGCGACTGGCCGAAACAGGTGATACCTGCCACCAGTTACTGCAACTGTCGGCAGAAGGGTATACCGATAAGGAAATTGCTGCTATGATGGAATATAAGACAGCCGATGTAGTAAAAACCAGCAGGTTACGTTGCCTGGAGAAGTTGCGCCGATTATACAATCCGACATAAAGGTCACATGAAACACCTCGAATACATAGACGACTACTTTAAAGGAGCAGATTCCGCTTCCCAAAGCCGGCAGTTTGAGCAAAAATTGCTCGATGATCCCATCTTTGCGGAGGAAGTCGCTTTCTACCTTACTACCCAAGGGTTATTACAGCAGGAAGCCAGGGCTGAAAAAATAGCACATTTCCGGAAGCTCTACCAGCAGCAACGGACTACCCCGTTGCGCGTAGTGAAGCCGCAATACCGTATCTGGCGCTATGTGGCGGCCGCGGCCGTTATTATAGGATTAATATTCACTGTCACCTTCCTGCTGCCCATTTCCAAGCAGCAATTAGCCGACCGCTATATCCGGCAGGAACTAAGTAGCATGGGGGTATCCATGAGCGCTACTGTTGATAGCATAGAAATGATCCGCGATCTGTACAACAAAGGCAAATTCTCAGATGCACTTTCTTTATCTGAAGCGGTTATCAGTCATAATGCCGGTAACCGGCAGGCGCTTGAATTTGCGGGAATCAGTAACCTGCGTCTGCAGCAATACGATAAGGCCCTGAACTGGTTCAAACAACTGGCTTCCTATAAGAAGGATTATACCAATAGGGGTATTTTTTACCAGGCGCTGACACTTATAAAACGCAATCAGCCAGGCGACCTCCCCCTTGCTAAAACATTGCTGCAACAAGTAGTGGATGAAGACCTGGCTGAAAAGGCCACTGCCGAAAAATGGCTTAAGAACTGGTAACCGGTTGCTTAGTGCAATACCAGGCGGTGTTTGGTATCCGGCTTATCAATTGGTTTATCCTTCATCACAGTAAAAGAAAATTTTTTGCCGGTAGTGGAGGCTGCCCTCACCACGGCATCTATCACCTCTTTGATTTCTACATTTGCCCTGCGTTTGAAAGTAAGAATACCGGATGTTTGTTTGTCATTGCCGGTAACAAAAGATTCCTTTTTCATGGCCAGGATTAGCTGCCGGTAGTCTGCCGCACTTGCCTGATGCAACTCTACCCGTGTAGTGAAGTTTGTCATTGTTCAGATTATTAAAATTAAGAATGTTGGGGTGCAATAAGCTGCAGAAATTTACCCTGCAAATCTTATTCCCCCGTAAGCCATTGCACCGGAACATCCTTATCCTGAACTTTTTCTGTTAGTGGCTTATTTAAAAAAGCGGTAATCTCCTTTTCGATCACCTCAAATTCCAGCAGGAAACCATCATGCCCATACAGGGAGTTGATCACGGCCAATCTTGCACCCCGTATATGTTGAGCCAGGTATTGCTGTTCGGAAAGCGGAAACAGGATATCTGTTTCAATCCCTATCACCAGTGTTTTGGCAGTAATGGTCCGCAGGGCGGTGGGCGCATCCGGCCGTTTACGGCCTACATGATGACTGTCCATACTGGTGCTCAGCCGGTAATAACTGAATGCATTAAACCGTTTGGCCAGCTTTTCCCCCTGGTATTGCTGGTAAGAGCCTGCTTTATACTGCGTCGTAGCGTAAGGGGCGTCATCCGACTGGAACAGGTCATAAGTCTGGTAATGCCGGTAGGAGAGCAGCGCCACACTGCGGGCGATCTTCATGCCCTGCATACCAGCTTCCGGTGAGGGATGACCCCAGGTATGGTCGGATTCAATGCACCAGCGTTGCGATGCATTGAAGGCTTTACCCCAGGCCGAATGCCAGGCATTGGTAGCAATAGGTATAATATATTCAAAAGCGTCCGGCTCATCAATAGCCCATTCCAGTAATTGCTGGCCACCCATGGATCCGCCAATGCCAATATGTATCTGCTCAATGCCAAGAAAGCGGCGCAGGGGCTTATAGGCATTCACCATATCGTGTATCGTGAATACCGGGAAATCATCATAATACAAATGAGTGCTTCCCGGCTTTTTTTCCAGGGGCCCGATGCTGCCATAGCAACTGCCGGGCATATTGACGCAAACAATGAAATATTTGTCAGGGTCAAACAACTTTCCCGGCCCTGTCAGCCCAGGCCACCAACTGGCTGCATCACTGCTGGCAGTCAGGGCGTGGAAAATCCACACCACATTATTCTTTTGTGGATCTAAGGTCCCGTAGGTATGATAAGCCAGGTGATAGCCTGGCAGGGTGATACCGCTTTCCAGCGTAAATGCATCGCGGTATTCAAACAATTGATAATCGCTCATGTACAATCACTGCGTTACAGGATAAACAATCCACCCGGTGCCGAAAGGCCGACGGGTGGTTGGTGGCACCTGGTATTATGATACGAGTTCTTTGGCAAAGACTTTATCAATAGCCTGTTCAAAATCGGCTATAATGTCACTGATGTGTTCAATACCTGCACTCACCCTTACCTGGTTGGGGCGAACGCCTGAAACAATTTGTTCTGCTGCACTCAGTTGTTCGTGGGTGGTGGAGGCAGGATGTATCACCAGCGTTTTGGCATCGCCTACATTGGCCAGGTGACTGGCCAGCTTCAGGGAATCAATCAACTGACTGGCTTTTTCTTTGTCCCCTTTAATACCGAAATTCAGGATGCCGCCAAATCCATTGGGCAGGTACTTGCGCGCCAGTTTGTGGTAAGGACTGCTTTCCAGTCCGGGATACTCCACAAACTCTACCAGCGGATGATTTTGCAGCCAGGTAGCCAGGGCCAGCGCATTCTCTACATGGCGTTGTACACGCAAGGACAATGTTTCCAGGCCCTGTAATAAGAGGAATGCATTGAAAGGGCTCAGAGAGGGGCCAAAGTCGCGCAGGCCTTCAACCCGTGCACGGATAGCAAAAGCGATATTGGGCAGGCCGAGCGGGTTACCTTCGCCAAATACTTCCCAGAACTTCAGACCGTGATAACCTTCTGAGGGTTCGGTGAATTGCGGGAACTTGCCATTGCCCCAGTTATAATTGCCGCCATCTACTATTACACCGCCGATGGCTGTGCCATGCCCGCCGATCCACTTGGTAGCCGATTCCACTACGATATGAGCGCCATGCTCCAATGGCCGGAATAAATAACCGGCAGCGCCAAAAGTATTATCCACGATCAGGGGCAGGTCGTACTCACGGGCCAGTTGGGCAAACTTTTCAAAATCAGGAATATTGAGACGGGGATTGCCAATGGTTTCGAGATAAATGGCTTTGGTGTTCTTATCAATATATTTGGCAAAATTGTTTGCATCATCACCTTCTACAAAACGGGCCTCAATGCCCAGGCGTTTAAAAGATACCTTGAACTGGTTATAGGTACCGCCATATAAATAGGAGGTAGAAACGAAGTTGTCTCCCGCCTGCAATATATTACTCAGCGCAATAAATTGTGCCGCTTGTCCGGAACTGGTGGCCACCGCTGCGACACCTCCTTCCAGCGCTGCAATGCGTTTTTCAAAGACATCTGTGGTAGGGTTCATAATGCGGGTGTAGATATTGCCAAACTGCCGTAGTCCAAACAGATCGGCGGCATGGGCTGCATTGTCAAACCCATAGGAAGTGGTTTGGTAAATAGGTACGGCTCTTGCTTTGGTGGTAGGGTCAATTTGTTGACCGGCATGCAATTGTAAGGTGTCGAAGTGCCATTGCTGACTCATAACATAACTGTTTTATTAATGATTAGATAGATATCGGAATCTGCAGGGAACGGAAACTGGGGTGGGGCGTGCTTATTGGCAGCAACCCATCATACAGGTGCTACAACAGCACGAAGAATAATATGTAACTAAAGTTGGCAGGAGAATTATCTTAATAGTCCACAAGATAGATAGGTTATTAGATACCTCCAAATAATTTTTAATTACACTTTGTTAAAGATAGATGGGAGTGGTTGGGTCCAATCATTGTATTGAGCCGGTGAGAGGGCTTCTTGAGTGACCGGAACTGTTTCCTGAGTACAGTCGCCAGCGATAAGCGGGAAAGATGCTGGATACTGAATGCCGGATTGATTTCCCCACAGCGTCTCCCGCAGGGGACGCTGCGGTATTATTGCAAATGTATGGGCGGCAACCGCTGCTTGCGCAATTCACGTCTGTAGTGCTTTATATACTTCTTATTACTTTTGGCGCCCACGCTGGAGCCTGCACCGCTGAGCAGCATCTTGATCATATAATTAAAGATGGAGCGGTCGCGCAGGCGCTCAAAATAAATAATGCCTGTTTTGCGCTGGTTACGGTTTTTGATCACAAAGCTGTTGGCTACGAACGTGATCATCCTGGTAACAAAGCTCTTCTTTTGCTCATCGCCTCCCTTCAGTATCTGCACATTCAGCTTGCGGTACATCATATGCATTTCGCCATAGGATAAATACTCCCTGCCAATAGCCCGCAGGGTCAGTGAGTCCAGGTGTCCCGACCTGATCCTGACAGAAGCCAGTGGTTCTACCACTTTATTTAAGTGTACCAGGTTGGCCTTACTAATGCGGGTGGTCATATGGAAAGCAGCCAGTGTATCGGTATAAGATTCATACAGCCGCAGGTTCACGTGGATAGAATCTATCAGGTACGCATCTGCGTGCAGCTTAAGGCTGTCTGTGTGATGGTGATCATAGCTTTTAATGCTGGCCAGTGATGCGTTCAGTTGGGAAATGCTGATAATGCCCGATTTCCCTGTCTTTTCACTGAGCTCTTCATAACGCACATGCCCGTTATGTACCAGCACACTGTCTACCCGCAGCTTGAGCGCCATATTTTTGATCGCGGTCACAGGCAAGGGCCTGATAACATTGGGCTCTCTGGGTGGCCTTTTGTCGCGGTATACACTGATGATGGGTTGATGAACATGCACGGTGGCTATATGAGCCAGGGTGTCTTTAAAATAACCAGGCAGGTTGGGATGCTGTACAGTGATCTTACCGGTTTGCAATTGTATATAGTCTGTCTGGTAAGGATGCGTGGCTATATACGTGTTCCTGTCCTGTACGGGGGTATAAGCAAAAGAGTCAATGGACAATAAGCTAAGGGGATGCTGGTAGTGCAGTTGCTGCCAGTAAAAATGATCTTTGCTGCTGGTAAATTCACCGGAGAGTTCTTTAAGGTGAAAATGAGGACTATTATTCAACCATTCGCGGTGATGTTGTTGGGCCTGTATGGCCAGGTGTTCTAGTGATAGCGTCTTCAGGTATAGTTCACTGCTGTCTTTTCCCAGCCCGCTTACCTTCATATTGCTAAGTGCGAAATATTCTATCATAGCCGACCAGGGCATGGAGTGATGCTTCCCGGTAGCCAGCGAAACATTATCCAGTACCAGTTCTATGCTTTGCGGTTGCAGGAAAAGTGGTTTGTCTGCCTGCCGGGTGAATGATACATCCGTGCCTGACAAATGGACCCTTCCAATGGTCAGGGGGGCTTTGCCATCATGCCTGATATTGGTCAGCAGCCATTGATTGCGGGCGGGATGGGTGCCTGGATTCCAGGTAAGCAGCACCGTTTGCTTTTCTCCGAAGGAGTCCTTGCTGACCTGCTTTTGTTCAAAATGCAGGGTAGGTTGCTCTACGGTCAGTTTCTTAACATGCATGGATGGCAGTGGTTTGCTCTTCGTAGGGAGTTCTTCGGAGCCTAAGGAGCCCTTTGTATCGTGCTGTGGAGAATGTGTGCCTTTTCCGGCTGTTAAACTAATTAGCAGGGTAGGCGCTTTAAGGATCAGCTCTTCTGTCTGCAGGTTGCCGGCAGCAATAGCCGCCATATCCGGCACCAGGTGCACCTGGGGTATTACAGCCGTTATGGAATCATGGGTAGTATAATGCGTAACATGCACATCATGAATGAAAGAGGGGTGCATATCTGTCAGCTCATAGGCGCCTGTTTTCAGGGCCATATTTTTACTGGCAAACTGTAATTGCTTTCCACGCACAGCGAGTCCTTCCAGCCTTGCCGCCTTACCGGCATCTTTTTTCGCAGCATTTATTTTGAGCGATGTAATAAAAGTGCTCACGTTGTTGTGCGGACCGGTCATTAACAAATGGGTATTGTTACCCTGCACCTGTTCCATATTCAATGACAAAGAGGACGAGTGGGAGGGTGTTGCAGGTGGTGTGGCTGTATGTATAGATACCTCCGCTTCTCTCCATCTTGCAGAACCGATGCTGATATGGTCGCTGCTGTCGTCAAATGCCAGCCCCGACAGCCGGATGCCTTTGGCCCTGATCGCCATCCTGCCTGAAAGGTCATGAATGGCTGCTTCATCAGCTTCCAGTATCGTACTATCGCCTGTAAAACTGCCATTCCGGATATAGGCCTGCAGCTTTTTTGTTTTGATACTGCCTTTCTCAAAATGCAGCCAGTCTACCGCATCGCCCATCATGGAAGATGTGCGGGCTGCCAGTAAACGGTTGGTGCTTACAGTGAGGTTTACCTGCTGCAGCAACAGGCGGGTATCCGGATTGGGAGCATAAGAAACATTGCCGTTGATCACCCGTATTCTTTCCAGCGACATGGCATTGTCCAGGGAGTTCAGCATCGAGTACATGGATACCTTGCTGCCGTTTTTGGTGCGGTTGAGCCTGGTATAATGGATCTCCGGTTCATACAATACAGCCTGTTTGGCCTTAATATGCCGGTTAAAGATCAATTCTTCCCACGACAGGCTGTCGAGTTCAAATAAAGGAAGCTGGTGGTGCCGCTTTACCGGGGCGCCGGCCAGGCTGGTAATGGAAAAATTATTCAGTAAAATGCTGGAATTAATGATCCGCACGCTGTCAAACTTAAAACTATAGGTGCTGTCCTTGTTCAAACTCGAATAGCCGCGTATCGCCATATCAAACCGGCCCACGGTAACCGGCTGAGGGGCGTTGCGGTTAATCATAAGGTCCCGCATTTCAAAGTCATCTCCTTTCGTATGGAATTCTGCGGTTTGTTCCCCATGGTGGGTGACCACCGAAGTACTGATATTCTTTACGCCCATATACTTAAGCTGCATATCCAGGCTCAGGTGGTGCAGCAGGGTATCCATATGCACAGGAGGTGTATCGCCTTTGTTCGTACTGTCGGACTGTACACGCAGGTTCAGTACCGGGTTGGTGGCGTACATGGAATCGGCCCTGATCGTGTTGGTGGCATAAAGATCAGTAAAATCAATATTGGCAAACTGTAGTTTGTCGAGGAACAGGTTCACGGCCACCTTCTTATGATGCCTGCCAGCTGAAATAAGCGTACAGCTATCCAGGGCTATTACCCGGTCTTTTACATTAATGTGAAAGCGGCTAAAAGTCATCCGGTAACGCCCGTCGGGAAAAGTGAATGCCTGGTCATGGGTGCTGAAAATGATGTTATCGCTGAACAGGAAGGGTTTGTCTTCAGCCCGCTTGCCATCCACCTCGAAATTATTGATGAGGAAATCAATATTGGAAATGGTCACCGGCTGCCAGTCTTCCCGGGCGCGGTTGGCCAGGGTGAACTGTCCGTTACTGACCCGGAAATAACCTACAGAAAACAGGGACAATGCTTGGTGTATGGAGTGATACAGGTCGCCGATCTCCCGGGAGAGGGAACCCTGTCTTTTTTCCAGCGTATCTGATTTCATTACCTGGATGTCGGGGCTGGCGATCAGAATGCTGTCTATGATCAGTTCACGGTGCAGCACCAGCGGCATCAGGGCATGGAGCTGCAGGCTG comes from Paraflavitalea devenefica and encodes:
- a CDS encoding O-acetylhomoserine aminocarboxypropyltransferase/cysteine synthase family protein; this translates as MSQQWHFDTLQLHAGQQIDPTTKARAVPIYQTTSYGFDNAAHAADLFGLRQFGNIYTRIMNPTTDVFEKRIAALEGGVAAVATSSGQAAQFIALSNILQAGDNFVSTSYLYGGTYNQFKVSFKRLGIEARFVEGDDANNFAKYIDKNTKAIYLETIGNPRLNIPDFEKFAQLAREYDLPLIVDNTFGAAGYLFRPLEHGAHIVVESATKWIGGHGTAIGGVIVDGGNYNWGNGKFPQFTEPSEGYHGLKFWEVFGEGNPLGLPNIAFAIRARVEGLRDFGPSLSPFNAFLLLQGLETLSLRVQRHVENALALATWLQNHPLVEFVEYPGLESSPYHKLARKYLPNGFGGILNFGIKGDKEKASQLIDSLKLASHLANVGDAKTLVIHPASTTHEQLSAAEQIVSGVRPNQVRVSAGIEHISDIIADFEQAIDKVFAKELVS
- a CDS encoding CHAT domain-containing protein, which encodes MLKKVSLLIGSLLVVVWLNGQCPDRDSLWREISLLKNSLDKSDTPKALAPETRQQLLQWEKKIQHCPYWYDSTHVLLLRTIANTYYKQDNYLEAIRYLKEAAVLVRRTPNNPAINEKELMRIYLWMAMAYKGTNNVRDRMKILDSCIKECRRFNYVDRSIQNPLYERGQYFYDLGDYHHAIAYFRECEEKAVLHFPHAVDKGDSSGTMTYALSSFGWRINALFRLKQYNEAETLLNNQLNKHGANILSAYRGTFYGLQAETEIHKGNYTRSLQFFKQALAVEKRPLSRKQLLNTMANEVYFRQYRQYDKALPLFREALTYKNTDTSKFKEDSIESLNIWSNMAEIYVQKGSYDTAFKCFGRALDHIRQGAGVEQLVNSPTEDIIRLKKIHYLTGLLIEMGNTRRKKYTYSRNAGDLQEAIRIFKYADQLVNRIKGEQSNLNSKLFWRNDSHGLYEHALDACYTAGKPADAFYFFEKSRAVLLNDQLAEQRWLGEQDILQQAQARTRVNALERELNNKLPASKRAELEQEKAVHQQLLEQLTSKIKERNPFYYQNFIDSNFISLQQVQQTILKDYQAFIELFSGDSAVYVMIITARDARLRKIDKQAFDSLAGQFITYVSDYGRQNSDFETFTHISNSLYQLIFQQEAIPAGRVIISPDGRYFPFEALLTAIRPRTWFLKDHAISYTYSARYLFNDFTAATNKQAKTFMGFAPVQYAGAKLPELYESDRSLEALTRYFSTADNFTRKDASRNNFLQQFANYRIIQLYTHASDNLEQGEPVIYFADSLLYLSDLVSDKKPATSLVVLSACETGSGKFYQGEGVFSFNRGFAALGIPAAITSLWKAENKKTYTLTTLFYKYLSEGEPVDVALQHAKLEFMESSSQENGLPYHWAVPVLTGKITDMPGQPFPWWLVLPAIAAGIIVLLLVVRWWRSAYRPTP
- a CDS encoding homoserine O-acetyltransferase family protein, with protein sequence MSDYQLFEYRDAFTLESGITLPGYHLAYHTYGTLDPQKNNVVWIFHALTASSDAASWWPGLTGPGKLFDPDKYFIVCVNMPGSCYGSIGPLEKKPGSTHLYYDDFPVFTIHDMVNAYKPLRRFLGIEQIHIGIGGSMGGQQLLEWAIDEPDAFEYIIPIATNAWHSAWGKAFNASQRWCIESDHTWGHPSPEAGMQGMKIARSVALLSYRHYQTYDLFQSDDAPYATTQYKAGSYQQYQGEKLAKRFNAFSYYRLSTSMDSHHVGRKRPDAPTALRTITAKTLVIGIETDILFPLSEQQYLAQHIRGARLAVINSLYGHDGFLLEFEVIEKEITAFLNKPLTEKVQDKDVPVQWLTGE
- a CDS encoding RNA polymerase sigma factor gives rise to the protein MNEYKNLPAADLRIIENLTGGGINRRKGEEELFTTYMYFIHEGMRKHALTEDESFDAYSDTILSAIDKIADGTFERASSLKTWLYKIFHNKSVDLLRKKATNKNKVHQTVSITDMLVHVSDAAKSIVQKLADQADENLLKQRLAETGDTCHQLLQLSAEGYTDKEIAAMMEYKTADVVKTSRLRCLEKLRRLYNPT